From Drosophila nasuta strain 15112-1781.00 chromosome X, ASM2355853v1, whole genome shotgun sequence, one genomic window encodes:
- the LOC132795240 gene encoding guanine nucleotide-binding protein subunit beta-1 yields the protein MNELDSLRQEAESLKNAIRDARKAACDTSLLQAAASLEPIGRIQMRTRRTLRGHLAKIYAMHWGNDSRNLVSASQDGKLIVWDSHTTNKVHAIPLRSSWVMTCAYAPSGSYVACGGLDNMCSIYNLKTREGNVRVSRELPGHGGYLSCCRFIDDTQIVTSSGDMTCGLWDIETGLQLHSYLGHTGDVMALSLAPDFKTFVSGACDASAKLWDIRDGQCKQTFPGHESDINAVTFFPNGQAFATGSDDATCRLFDIRADQELAMYSHDNIICGITSVAFSKSGRLLLAGYDDFNCNVWDTMKAERSGILAGHDNRVSCLGVTENGMAVATGSWDSFLRVWN from the coding sequence ATGAATGAACTCGACAGTCTACGACAAGAAGCCGAATCTCTCAAGAATGCCATTCGCGACGCAAGAAAGGCGGCGTGCGACACATCGCTGTTGCAAGCGGCCGCCTCGCTGGAACCAATTGGCCGCATACAGATGCGCACACGCCGCACACTGCGCGGCCATTTGGCCAAAATCTATGCCATGCACTGGGGCAACGATTCGAGGAATCTGGTATCCGCATCACAGGATGGCAAACTGATTGTTTGGGACTCGCATACCACAAACAAAGTGCACGCCATCCCATTGCGTTCGTCGTGGGTGATGACCTGTGCATACGCTCCATCGGGCAGCTATGTTGCCTGCGGTGGCCTCGACAACATGTGTTCAATCTACAACCTAAAGACACGCGAGGGCAATGTGCGTGTGTCGCGCGAGCTACCCGGCCATGGTGGCTATCTGTCATGCTGTCGTTTCATCGACGACACTCAAATTGTGACCAGCTCCGGTGATATGACGTGCGGCCTGTGGGACATTGAGACGGGCCTGCAGCTGCATTCATATCTGGGTCATACGGGAGATGTGATGGCTCTATCGCTGGCACCGGACTTTAAAACATTTGTGTCGGGCGCCTGTGATGCGTCCGCCAAGTTGTGGGATATTCGTGACGGTCAATGCAAACAAACGTTTCCCGGCCACGAATCGGACATCAATGCCGTTACCTTCTTTCCGAATGGACAAGCCTTTGCGACTGGATCGGATGATGCTACATGTCGCCTGTTTGATATACGTGCTGATCAAGAGCTGGCGATGTATTCGCACGACAACATTATTTGCGGCATCACCTCGGTGGCGTTTTCAAAAAGCGGCCGTCTGTTATTAGCTGGCTATGATGATTTCAATTGTAATGTCTGGGATACAATGAAAGCGGAACGCTCTGGAATTCTGGCTGGCCATGATAATCGTGTATCATGTTTGGGCGTCACCGAGAATGGCATGGCAGTGGCAACAGGATCGTGGGACTCATTCTTGCGCGTGTGGAACTAA